GTGCGTAATTCGGTAATTGCATTCGTGAGCTGCACTAGTGGATTTGTTTCGGTTGGGGCATTAAAGGCCATTGGACGGAAACTGGCATTAGACATAAGGGCAGCGCAGTCATCACAAAACCAGAAAACGTTTTTTGAGAGCGAATCTATTTGTCGCGCTAAGCTTTTCGTCAAACCTGTGTATACAATATGAAATCGGTTGCCGCAAACCCCTTTGCAAGTTATTTGCTCGATTCCGGTGATGGCCTCATTGCAGTTCGAGCAGGTGTGTTCCATAACGCCGGAAGGTATGCAGTACGATTTTTCAAACTAGACCTTTTTTCGAGCAGCTTCGGAAAGTTGCGCTATTGACTACTAGATGTCgcttcgatttgaaaaaaaatcgagtaggGTTGTTTACATGCACGATCTCAGTCAATAGATGCTACTCGCAAAACACGTCACTTCACACACGATTTTCGCACTCAAACCTTCAAATAGTAACAGATACTTGATATTTCCCGAgttttttactgttttatttttaagaaggaCTGGACAGTTATATTAAAAAGTTactctaacactttaaaaaaatagttttaaaaaccatcgaaaaaacaacaacattcaTAAACAAACAGAGTTGCCAAATTATCAAAACTCACCGAAAatcgtcgataacttcgaagtataaacaatcgcggtgataaaaccaaaaatcctCCAGAAAAGAGGCGCCGAAATTTTTAAGTCTAAAAGGTTGGcaataaattataatataaatatttaaatatctttattttgCACTGTTTGAAGATCAAAAttggtaaatttattgaaaagatttcctcaaaaaatttatctcttgaaaaaaaaaacctctccaGCTCGACTGTGAacttgttttttgaaatttttgaaaaactaatttcgtttgaaaaaaattcaatggtgGGGACGACGTTGGTATTAGGTATTTCAAATAGGTGGTTGAGATATGGCGTCCAAATACAAAACGTAAATAGTAGAGTCACCTTTCattaggtgattttttttgatcCACTTGAAATCAACTGCCAATATTAGAGTTGGGTGTTTTCCAGTTAGGTACCTACTTGAAAACTGGAGCACTTGAATGTTCATTGAAGATGGTAAACTATTACTGCTAGAGTACCTTCTGACACTTCTGGCATCGAAGTATAAAAGCAATCAAACTTGTCCGAATTCTATTAAATCAAGTCTGAGCATCCTTCAAAAATGTCACTCAATATTTATTTGATCAGTTTCATCATCGCAGTAAGTGGTAAGTTTGTAAATAATATGTAAAGAGTACGAATGCTGTATTCAAAGTTTGATCTTTAAAAAAGGTATCGCAAGGCTGCATGGATCGCGGATTCCTCGATTAAGCAACCATAAGGTGGTCGGTGGCCACGATGCCAAACCCGGAGAAGCCCCGTTCCAGATATCGTTGTTCCTGGGTGATCGATTCCAATGTGGTGGAAGTATAATCAACGAGCACTGGATTCTTACGGCAGCCCACTGCATCGAATACGAAGACGAATCTCGCATGTCCATTCTGGCAGGAACCAATAGTTTGTCCAATGGAGAAGGTCGCCGGTATCAGGTGGATCGGCACGTTGCTCATCCCAAGTACGACTCGCCATGGAAACACAATGACATCGGACTGATCCGGTTGAAGGAAGCGCTGGAATTCGGAGAGCTGGTTGAGCCGATCGAAATTAACCGGGAAGCGATTCCGGAAGGTTCCCCGGTGAAGCTGTCCGGTTGGGGGCTAACTGATTCACAAGCAGCAGATGTGCCGGATGCGTTGCAAATTTTGGACTTGCTCGTATCCTCCGAAGGGGAATGTACTGTTGCTCACGAGGTGATTTTTGAAGGTCACAtatctgccgctcatagcaagtccgtcccatttgcatttttgttgaattgagaaaaacagcattgaaaaattgtaaaaaagtccAACGGTAATTCGGCACTTGTATGCTTTTTAAATCAGAATAATCAACAGAATCTGCCACTGCTACGGCtaatgaaagattttcgctttataaggattatttttttgttttgattttgttgaaaatcatttgctggACCCTTATGGCTGTGGGACCGACTTGCTATGATTTATGCtatatgggaccgacttgcgatcatttgttcaatgggacaaaattacttgaggtttttttcaatgttcatcagaacaaagtaatgaaaacaaagttttctcttgaaactacaGATAAAACTAAAGTGTTTCCAgccataaactgaaaaatgatgaaaacgcaaatgggacggacttgctatgagcggcagataTGCACTTTCACGAAATTTGGCGAGGGAGCATGTTTTGTAAGTGAATTTAAGTGATGTCAACACGCTGGATAATAGTATATTGATTTCTGTCGTCTCATTTCCTAGGGTGATTCCGGTGGTCCGTTGACGTTCGAAGGAAAACTAGCGGGTATCGTCAGCTTTGGAGCCCCTTGTGCCATAGGATATCCGGATGTGTTTACTCGAGTATCGTTCTATCAGGACTGGATTGAGGAGACAATTGCAAATGATCTGTGAGGAAGAATAGACTTTTTGTAGTGGATTGACAACATTtaactgtcaaaaaaaaaaaaaagattataaattaTTCTAAACAAATCCTgttggatcattttttttcttcacactgCGATTCAAAACTGGTGGTTATTGTTGAACCATTTTTGAACTGGTCTAGTGGTTAGAGCAACGCGAGCTTGGAGGGAAGTGTTCTGGGTTCGAACCTTCCCTCCAAGCTGCCTCTTCAACGATAAATGGTTTTCTTCCTATTTTATATGAATTCAACCCATTAAGATCATTCTTCCTCTCCTCGTAAATGAAGTAAGAATCCATTGGGAGTAACTATCTCCCTTAACAGTATAATTTCTCTTGTAATTTACCCAAACACGTCTCTTGTACTTTACCCAAACAGTTTCAAATTCCTTGCCTAATTATCATGTTTAATTTCAACTTATCCACCATTGTTAGATGACAACATATTATGTTAACAAATTGATAacctcgaaaaaatttaaaaggtgaaACAACTAAATTAGGAGTTTTGTATTTTGACAACCGCAGctcaaaatttcgatttgttgTACTCTGATTATTCATGTTAAAGGTTTCTTTACATTCACgttatgtgtttcaaataaaattttcgaaaatgatcACTCAAAtccttaaaattgtttgttttatctgTATTATACCAATTTGATTACCTATTtgctatttgaaatttttgaaactttatttttgaaaaattgttacgGCCTTGCTAATCTGAACTGAACGCCATTGGCCCTTTTTAGACTCTCTGAAATTTGAGGcgaaaataatgccaaaacgaAATCTATGATGTTTGGACCAGTTGTAGGTGGAGTTTATAATCTAAAAAATCATTCTGGTCGCTCATACccacttgattattttttttaaatttttcttttcgaatCAATTTACTCAGGGCAATTGGTTCGATTTGGTCGAAGACCGAacaaaacagttttgaaaaaaaaaaccattgtcagtaaaggatttttatttgaaatcaatttcaaaattgatattctGTGGGATTTATATATATGAAAACCTAAATTTATCTTAAAACATAATtcccaaaataaataaaatattttacaaatttgtgatttcagctgaattgtgtatcTAAACAT
This sequence is a window from Uranotaenia lowii strain MFRU-FL chromosome 3, ASM2978415v1, whole genome shotgun sequence. Protein-coding genes within it:
- the LOC129753246 gene encoding chymotrypsin-1-like, producing the protein MSLNIYLISFIIAVSGIARLHGSRIPRLSNHKVVGGHDAKPGEAPFQISLFLGDRFQCGGSIINEHWILTAAHCIEYEDESRMSILAGTNSLSNGEGRRYQVDRHVAHPKYDSPWKHNDIGLIRLKEALEFGELVEPIEINREAIPEGSPVKLSGWGLTDSQAADVPDALQILDLLVSSEGECTVAHEGDSGGPLTFEGKLAGIVSFGAPCAIGYPDVFTRVSFYQDWIEETIANDL